GGAGAAGGAGGGGAAAAAGAGATGGGCCGGCggggaagggaaaaagaaagaagGCCGGCGCAGGAAGGAACGGGCCGGCGGCccaggaagagaaagaaaagcaaaaaagaaaaagaaaaagggtaaaagaaatggaaaaagttTTTTCCAGTGACCAGAAAACAAGATAAAATCATATAAAATAGATACAAACCCCAGAAAATTATGGAAAAATTCCGGGAGCTTTATAAACTCTCAAACAAtcatacaaaaatataatatgcaccagcatgaatgcaacaaatcaAATTAGAGTCTAATGTGAGTTTTAAATATTGCTAAATTAATTCCTTTTGGCTCCAAAAATTAAATAGCTACTGTGAACAGTTTCAGAAGTAAATTTTCTTTTAGTAAACATATAACACTTGTTTGACCATATAAGTACCTAGCCTGAAACTCTAGGAGAAGTTCCTCCGTAGTCAACTTCACGGTGATTTTGTCACCGACATATGGACCCCGGCGCCATCAaacccacatgtcagtggcaAATTCACGGCCTCCGTGACTGTAGAGGATCTCAAACCGAAAATCAAATCTCCAAGTACCTATTCAAATTAGTTAATATCTACTCAAACTAGTTAATGTATATAACCATCTTCAGGGATTCCCAAAATATACAGTTCCTTGAAAATTTCCTAATAGCCAACGTTAATAGTAACACAAACATATACCAGTAGGTTCCAAATATATGCTTATGGTTACAGGCAAGAGGCAAGACAAAAATATTTGTAAATCTCAGCAACCAAACTTGCGAATAAATTGCGAAGAGCATATATATAGCTTTCATAGAGAAAGGTCaaagcaccccccccccctttatGTCGGTCTCTGCTCtgttttttccttttcattAACAAAAGCCATCCTTTTCATTAACAAAAGCCAACATCAGCATACTCACAAGATCATTTTTCCAAGTGAATGTAAAAACATCTTTTGCAGAAAGTCAATTTGACATTAAAATTCAACTTAATAatttctactttcttgtgcaTTTTGGATATAAGTAGATCTTTGAAAAACACAAATATGTACTATTAATTTTCTATAATGTACATATATAGACGCACACAACACAAGACAGCAATCATGCAGGCCCAATGATTCGTACTCCAAACAACCAAACACTGTAAGATGTCTATGCAAAGCTGagcaaaggaaaaaggaaaagagtccaacctaaaaatttaaaaatccaACACGTACGAACACCAACCAGATCCTGGCACTGTAATATCTAACAGAACTCCATTAACACCTCACATAGGACAACTGGACAAGACAGCTAAATCACCAATCAATTGAGACCAGCTCAGAAGCACAAGGTAGAACGCCATGAccgccgctcgtcgccggcgccatggTCCCGGGCAAGCCAACGTTGCTGGTGATCTGTTGGCGATGACGGTGGTGACCGCCTCCTGATGTTCAGGATCAGCCAGCTGATCCAACCTCCGGCAGGCCAAGAAGCTGACCTCCTCCTGCAATTTCTGGCCTTGGATTGAGACATGGATTGGTACGACGGTGGCGGTGAGATCGGCGgcatggcggtggcggccgagGCCGGTGTGACGGAGCTCTTGGGCGTGCCGGGCTTGGACTCCCACGAGAAGGGCACGGTCCCGGCGCCGAGGCTGTAGTACACCCTGAAGGACGCGTTGGCCACGCTTGCACGATCCCTTGAGAGGATCCTCGAGCTGAACAGCTTGGGCCCTTCTTGCTTACCGGTGCTCATCTTCTCATAtgaacgcgcgcgcgcgcgagagagagagagagatgcttGCTCTCTGCGAAGATGCTTACAAGTTGCAGCGAGCAAAGGATCCGTACACATTCAATTGGTTGAGAATTGGGATTCCTCATGCGTGGGAGGGTTTATTTATATAAGGGTCCGTTGTTTCGATTGGGATGGCTTTTTTGGTTGGCTTGATGCTGAAGACAGTACGTACTGGGACAAAAAGTTATTTGTTGTGGTGCCTagcaaaaggaaaatgtgttGAGGCAGGGGTCGCAATTATTAGGTGATAATAATGACCATGATTAATGGTGCATTATTGTTAGGCCAAAAATGGTGTATAGTTTTTATGGGTGTCTAATGAATATGGTGGACAAAGTACCATGTTGGGTCCAAAAGGAAATTAGGGGGAGATTAAAAGTTGAAGAGGTGACCTCACGATGTGCAAAAGAAAAACCCTTCACAAGTGCGCTACCTTGTCTATTGAGACACATCTTATTCACAAAGAATTGGTTGAGCTGATGCTGTAATCGTTATTATTATTTACTTGACATACCAGAGTGcatgccaacttctaaaaattGTTTGATACcattagcatatatatatataattgttTTTGTTTTCCACATGGAAAATGGTAATAGTACATTTGCCATTGAAAAGTGGTATTTAAATACTATGCTGACATATAATTAGGAATGTAATT
This portion of the Panicum virgatum strain AP13 chromosome 2N, P.virgatum_v5, whole genome shotgun sequence genome encodes:
- the LOC120662391 gene encoding uncharacterized protein LOC120662391, with amino-acid sequence MSTGKQEGPKLFSSRILSRDRASVANASFRVYYSLGAGTVPFSWESKPGTPKSSVTPASAATAMPPISPPPSYQSMSQSKARNCRRRSASWPAGGWISWLILNIRRRSPPSSPTDHQQRWLARDHGAGDERRSWRSTLCF